One region of Erythrolamprus reginae isolate rEryReg1 chromosome 8, rEryReg1.hap1, whole genome shotgun sequence genomic DNA includes:
- the PLEKHN1 gene encoding pleckstrin homology domain-containing family N member 1 isoform X2 yields MGSVQRWNFASQENEKENLDQRFPSIFKKGRRRTVVRNLGKIIHYSKLKFKFQHCQEANDCYLELFQEFLYFQSLSSNGHKYQGLLPLTELQLTKLEHDKGIQEDFHAFQIAGPLLSPLIIYCPTQAELRHWLYHLEKQINLSGGRPELPLETQRPWPWAQGLLGKEQLRWSMQNAHVQEWKGTQRKSLGDILCVSKVKLQHLPFQEQHHRLLVLYPSTLVIVSEERNGLYFKGELPLNAIQVQFEENQKTDFLIEGRLINSIRVICSSYEDYQEWLYCLKTAQFRHADSSLSGSESFSGLKPSHLAQFSGSGRGSLTSEGRTNSWVSAGKGATTSTHHSQTSTASLSERQSVDAAPENRLAENSLPQPVCCSGKRGAGMPKAELKRKGSSRKSKGKGVVPPQQPQCHREDPDKKNSFPLISKHPRGEGISPVYNEPYSAPAHQQHPATRPLHLDLNNLKQWNVPKSQTCPAPQTLENLSLSSSPMYADPYTPNSPTSHGAAGSYFVEEFGRCHRPSALEHQNGYPALMPVSVPICLHPQGWKSFQPSGGNPWREPSLAHRGNASAPAFHFATEPAPEVHYLTTSTTSGDGLRMHSLPTSDESLQAYNLPETGGESLDSTYHDYAELQSFHEDYSYDNIWDTEAKKPPFSDPEIYDC; encoded by the exons ATGGGAAGTGTGCAAAGATGG AACTTTGCCAGCCAGGAGAACGAAAAGGAGAACCTTGACCAGCGATTCCCCAGCATATTCAAGAAAGGACGGAGGAGGACGGTGGTGCGGAACCTGGGAAAAATTATCCACTATTCCAAACTCAAATTTAAGTTTCAACACTGCCAG GAAGCAAATGACTGCTATTTGGAGCTTTTTCAAGAGTTCCTCTATTTTCAGTCGCTCAGTTCCAATGGACACAAGTACCAG GGTTTGCTACCTTTGACCGAACTGCAGCTGACCAAACTTGAACACGACAAAGGAATTCAGGAAGATTTCCACGCTTTTCAAATTGCAG GTCCCCTGCTCTcccccctgattatctactgcCCCACCCAGGCAGAACTGAGGCATTGGCTCTACCACCTGGAGAAGCAGATCAATTTAAGTGGAGGACGCCCGGAGTTGCCCCTGGAGACTCAG aGGCCCTGGCCCTGGGCGCAAGGTCTGCTGGGCAAGGAGCAGCTCCGGTGGTCGATGCAAAATGCCCACGTCCAGGAGTGGAAGGGCACCCAGCGCAAGTCCCTGGGCGACATCCTTTGCGTCTCCAAAGTCAAGTTGCAGCACTTACCTTTCCAG GAACAGCATCATCGCCTGTTGGTGCTCTATCCTTCTACCTTGGTTATTGTCTCTGAGGAACGTAACGGCCTCTACTTCAAG GGTGAATTGCCATTGAATGCCATCCAAGTACAATTCGAGGAAAACCAGAAGACTGATTTTTTAATAGAAG GCCGGCTAATCAACTCCATCCGAGTGATCTGCTCCAGCTACGAAGATTACCAAGAGTGGCTATATTGCCTTAAAACCGCTCAGTTCCGCCACGCGGATTCCTCCCTCTCTGGATCAGAGAGTTTCTCCGGGTTGAAGCCTTCTCACCTGGCGCAG TTTTCCGGAAGTGGAAGAGGGTCACTTACCTCGGAAGGCAGAACTAATTCCTGGGTTTCTGCCGGGAAGGGGGCTACGACGTCCACCCACCACTCTCAAACCAGTACAGCTTCTCTCTCCGAGAGGCAATCGGTCGACGCGGCACCCGAAAACCGGTTAGCTGAAAACTCTCTGCCGCAGCCAGTTTGC TGCTCAGGCAAGCGAGGGGCAGGAATGCCGAAAGCCGAGTTGAAAAGAAAAGGGAGTTCTCGAAAGTCCAAAGGGAAGGGCGTTGTGCCCCCTCAACAGCCCCAGTGTCACCGGGAGGACCCGGACAAGAAAAACTCATTCCCGCTCATCTCGAAGCACCCCCGTGGAGAAGGCATCTCTCCCGTGTACAATGAGCCATACTCAGCCCCGGCCCATCAGCAGCATCCCGCCACCCGCCCGTTGCATCTGGACTTAAACAAT CTGAAGCAGTGGAATGTGCCGAAGAGCCAGACCTGCCCGGCTCCCCAAACCTTGGaaaatctctctctgtcttcttcCCCCATGTACGCTGACCCCTATACGCCCAATTCCCCCACCTCGCATGGGGCAGCGGGCTCCTACTTCGTGGAGGAG tttGGGAGGTGTCACAGGCCGTCCGCCTTGGAGCACCAGAATGGCTACCCAGCCCTGATGCCAGTGTCCGTCCCCATCTGCCTCCATCCTCAGGGCTGGAAGAGCTTTCAACCTTCAGGAGGGAACCCCTGGCGAGAACCCAGCCTCGCACACAGGGGCAACGCCTCGGCCCCAGCCTTCCACTTCGCTACAGAACCTGCACCCGAGGTCCATTATCTGACCACG AGCACGACCTCAGGAGATGGCCTACGGATGCATTCCTTGCCGACTTCAG ATGAAAGCCTTCAGGCCTACAACCTGCCTGAAACAGGAGGGGAATCGCTTGACTCGACGTACCACGACTACGCTGAGCTGCAAAGCTTCCACGAGGACTACAGTTACGACAACATCTGGGACACGGAGGCGAAGAAACCTCCATTCTCCGACCCTGAGATCTATGATTGCTAA
- the PLEKHN1 gene encoding pleckstrin homology domain-containing family N member 1 isoform X1, translating to MGNMACVPQAPGRFRYSFSRKSSFKKEQESKKKLAGLFGFEGEHDRDVTSDKILQYIPAKNFASQENEKENLDQRFPSIFKKGRRRTVVRNLGKIIHYSKLKFKFQHCQEANDCYLELFQEFLYFQSLSSNGHKYQGLLPLTELQLTKLEHDKGIQEDFHAFQIAGPLLSPLIIYCPTQAELRHWLYHLEKQINLSGGRPELPLETQRPWPWAQGLLGKEQLRWSMQNAHVQEWKGTQRKSLGDILCVSKVKLQHLPFQEQHHRLLVLYPSTLVIVSEERNGLYFKGELPLNAIQVQFEENQKTDFLIEGRLINSIRVICSSYEDYQEWLYCLKTAQFRHADSSLSGSESFSGLKPSHLAQFSGSGRGSLTSEGRTNSWVSAGKGATTSTHHSQTSTASLSERQSVDAAPENRLAENSLPQPVCCSGKRGAGMPKAELKRKGSSRKSKGKGVVPPQQPQCHREDPDKKNSFPLISKHPRGEGISPVYNEPYSAPAHQQHPATRPLHLDLNNLKQWNVPKSQTCPAPQTLENLSLSSSPMYADPYTPNSPTSHGAAGSYFVEEFGRCHRPSALEHQNGYPALMPVSVPICLHPQGWKSFQPSGGNPWREPSLAHRGNASAPAFHFATEPAPEVHYLTTSTTSGDGLRMHSLPTSDESLQAYNLPETGGESLDSTYHDYAELQSFHEDYSYDNIWDTEAKKPPFSDPEIYDC from the exons AACTTTGCCAGCCAGGAGAACGAAAAGGAGAACCTTGACCAGCGATTCCCCAGCATATTCAAGAAAGGACGGAGGAGGACGGTGGTGCGGAACCTGGGAAAAATTATCCACTATTCCAAACTCAAATTTAAGTTTCAACACTGCCAG GAAGCAAATGACTGCTATTTGGAGCTTTTTCAAGAGTTCCTCTATTTTCAGTCGCTCAGTTCCAATGGACACAAGTACCAG GGTTTGCTACCTTTGACCGAACTGCAGCTGACCAAACTTGAACACGACAAAGGAATTCAGGAAGATTTCCACGCTTTTCAAATTGCAG GTCCCCTGCTCTcccccctgattatctactgcCCCACCCAGGCAGAACTGAGGCATTGGCTCTACCACCTGGAGAAGCAGATCAATTTAAGTGGAGGACGCCCGGAGTTGCCCCTGGAGACTCAG aGGCCCTGGCCCTGGGCGCAAGGTCTGCTGGGCAAGGAGCAGCTCCGGTGGTCGATGCAAAATGCCCACGTCCAGGAGTGGAAGGGCACCCAGCGCAAGTCCCTGGGCGACATCCTTTGCGTCTCCAAAGTCAAGTTGCAGCACTTACCTTTCCAG GAACAGCATCATCGCCTGTTGGTGCTCTATCCTTCTACCTTGGTTATTGTCTCTGAGGAACGTAACGGCCTCTACTTCAAG GGTGAATTGCCATTGAATGCCATCCAAGTACAATTCGAGGAAAACCAGAAGACTGATTTTTTAATAGAAG GCCGGCTAATCAACTCCATCCGAGTGATCTGCTCCAGCTACGAAGATTACCAAGAGTGGCTATATTGCCTTAAAACCGCTCAGTTCCGCCACGCGGATTCCTCCCTCTCTGGATCAGAGAGTTTCTCCGGGTTGAAGCCTTCTCACCTGGCGCAG TTTTCCGGAAGTGGAAGAGGGTCACTTACCTCGGAAGGCAGAACTAATTCCTGGGTTTCTGCCGGGAAGGGGGCTACGACGTCCACCCACCACTCTCAAACCAGTACAGCTTCTCTCTCCGAGAGGCAATCGGTCGACGCGGCACCCGAAAACCGGTTAGCTGAAAACTCTCTGCCGCAGCCAGTTTGC TGCTCAGGCAAGCGAGGGGCAGGAATGCCGAAAGCCGAGTTGAAAAGAAAAGGGAGTTCTCGAAAGTCCAAAGGGAAGGGCGTTGTGCCCCCTCAACAGCCCCAGTGTCACCGGGAGGACCCGGACAAGAAAAACTCATTCCCGCTCATCTCGAAGCACCCCCGTGGAGAAGGCATCTCTCCCGTGTACAATGAGCCATACTCAGCCCCGGCCCATCAGCAGCATCCCGCCACCCGCCCGTTGCATCTGGACTTAAACAAT CTGAAGCAGTGGAATGTGCCGAAGAGCCAGACCTGCCCGGCTCCCCAAACCTTGGaaaatctctctctgtcttcttcCCCCATGTACGCTGACCCCTATACGCCCAATTCCCCCACCTCGCATGGGGCAGCGGGCTCCTACTTCGTGGAGGAG tttGGGAGGTGTCACAGGCCGTCCGCCTTGGAGCACCAGAATGGCTACCCAGCCCTGATGCCAGTGTCCGTCCCCATCTGCCTCCATCCTCAGGGCTGGAAGAGCTTTCAACCTTCAGGAGGGAACCCCTGGCGAGAACCCAGCCTCGCACACAGGGGCAACGCCTCGGCCCCAGCCTTCCACTTCGCTACAGAACCTGCACCCGAGGTCCATTATCTGACCACG AGCACGACCTCAGGAGATGGCCTACGGATGCATTCCTTGCCGACTTCAG ATGAAAGCCTTCAGGCCTACAACCTGCCTGAAACAGGAGGGGAATCGCTTGACTCGACGTACCACGACTACGCTGAGCTGCAAAGCTTCCACGAGGACTACAGTTACGACAACATCTGGGACACGGAGGCGAAGAAACCTCCATTCTCCGACCCTGAGATCTATGATTGCTAA